The sequence below is a genomic window from Rhizobium gallicum bv. gallicum R602sp.
TCTCCTTCCTCTCGCCTGGCCGCGGTCTTCGCCGTGCCACCTATGCAGATGTTACGCGGGTCGGGGCGCGCGCGGGGTTTTCGATCTTCGCCGAGCTTGACGGCATGGAAGGTGAGGTCGAAATCGGGACTGGCATCGATACTAGCGATGAAAATACCGGCCGCAAGCTGCGCATCAACGGCACGCCGGTAAAGACGGCCGACGAGCTGACGGATCATCTGCGCGTGCTCTGGCTGACGCCTGCCATGGATGGCCTTTTTGCCGGCGGATCTTCAGACCGGCGCCGCTTTCTCGACCGCCTCGTGCTGTCGCTCGATCCCGCACACGGTCGCCGCGCCACCGATTTCGAGCGCGCCATGCGCAGCCGCAACAAGCTCCTGGACGATGGCCGTTTCGATCCCTCCTGGCTCTCGGGCATCGAAGAGCAGATGGCAAGCCTCGGCATCGCCATGGCGCTTGCACGCGAGGAAATGCTCGGCCTGCTTGCCCGCCTGATAGACGAAACGCGCGAAACCTCGCCCTTCCCCTCCGCCACACTCGAGCTTTCCGGTTTCATGGATGGCCAGTTCGCGCGCCCTTCCGTAGACCTGGAAGATGAATATGCCGCGATCCTCGCTGAAAACCGCTATCGCGACGCCGGCGCCGGCCGCACGCTTGACGGCCCGCACCGTGCCGATCTGCTGGTCCGGCACCGCGAAAAGCAGATGGAGGCGGAGCGTTGCTCGACGGGCGAACAGAAGGCGCTGCTTGTCGGCCTGATCCTCGCCCATGCCAAGCTCGTCGCCAATCTTACCGGCCATGCGCCGGTTCTGCTTCTCGACGAAATCGCCGCCCATCTCGACGAGGCCCGCCGTGGCGCGCTCTTCGATCTCATCGATGCGCTTGGCGGCCAGGCTTTCATGACCGGCACCGATCGCTCGATGTTTTCTCTCCTCGGCGACCGCGCTCAATTCTTCACTGTTGCCGAGGGCCGGGTCTTCGAATGACGGATGCCGCTTTCCCCGCGCCTTCAGGCCATGATAGCATTGCGTCCATGGAACCTTTGAGCCCGGAAGAAATCGCAAGATATCAGCGTCATATTCTGCTGCCTGAGATCGGCGGGGCGGGTCAGCAAAGACTGAAGGCCGCGCGTGTGCTGGTAATCGGCGCGGGCGGGCTTGGCGCACCGGTTCTGCAATATCTGGCAGCTGCCGGGATCGGCACACTCGGCATTGCCGACGACGATCGCGTTTCGCTCTCCAATCTGCAGCGGCAGGTCATCCATGACTCCGGCACAATTGGCGAACTGAAGACGGAAAGCGCCGCCTTTGCAATCGCCCGGCTGAATCCGCATGTGAACATCATCCGCTTCGAAGAGCGCTTTTCGTCGGAGTCCGCCCGCCGCCATCTTTCTGGCTTCGATTTGCTGATCGATGCGTCGGACAATTTCGAGACGCGTTACGCCGCAGCCGATGCCGCTGAGAAAGCGGAAATTCCGCTCGTAAGCGGCGCTGTCGGCCGTTTCGACGGTTCCTTGACTGTGTTGAAACCTTACGAACGAGCCGAAGATGGCTCGCTCAATCCCGCCTATCGCGATCTTTTTCCGGAAATCCCGCCGGAGGGCCTCATTCCCGCCTGCGCCGAAACCGGCATCATCGGAGCATTGACCGGTGTCATCGGCACGCTGATGGCGATGGAGGCGATCAAGCTCATTACCGGCGCCGGCGAGCCGCTTATCGGCCGGTTGCTGCTCTACGATGCGCTGTCTGCCCGTTTCGACAGCGTCCGTTACAAGCGCCGCCGCGCGCAAGGGCCGAGCGTTTCATGAAGATCGTCCCGATCGATGAGAACTTTCACCGCTGGAGCGAGTTGCTGCAACTAATCCTCTCGTCCTTCGCCTATATGAATGGCCGCATCAATCCGCCGTCTTCGGCCTTGAGCCTGACACCGCAATCGCTTGCCGAGAAAACCCTAAACGAGATCGGCTACGTCGTGCTTGAAGACGAGGATCTGCTTGGCTGCATGTTCTTGAGGCCTGAGCCGGGATGTCTTTATCTCGGCAAGCTCGCGGTCGCGCCGGAGGCGCAGGGAAGGGGTATCGGCAGGCTGTTGCTGCAGGTAGCCGAGGCGGCTGCGAGAGAGCGCCTGTTATCTGCGCTGCGGCTCGATACGCGCATCGAATTGACCGGCAACCATTCAGTCTTTGCCGCCTGGGGCTTTGCAAAGACGGCCGAAAAATCTCATCCGGGTTTCGATCGGGTCACCTATATCGAAATGCGCAAGGTTCTCGCCGTTTAGCGGCCGGGCAGTACGCGGTTCGGCGGTCGGTGGCCGTCGATGAAGGCGCGTATGTTGATAATCACCTTGTCGCCCATATCGATGCGGCCTTCGATCGTCGCCGAACTCATGTGCGGCAGCAGCACCACCTTGCCCTCGTTCGCAAGTTTGACAAGCTTCGGGTTGACGGCAGGTTCGTTTTCGAAAACGTCGAGCCCGGCGCCCGCGATCTTCCCCTCTCTCAGGCATTTGATCAGGGCGCTCTCATCCACGACGTCACCGCGCGCCGTGTTGACGATATAGGCCGTCGGCTGCAGCAGCGCGAGGCGGCGAGCGGAAATCAAGTGAAAGGTTGCGGGCGTCGAAGGGCAATTGATGGATACGATGTCGACCCGTGCCAGCATCTGGTCGAGGCTTTCCCAATAAGTCGCCTCTAGTTCGTCCTCGGTCGCCGGGCTCACCCGCTTGCGGTTGTGATAGTGGATCGACAAGCCGAATGCCTTGGCGCGGCGCGCGACGGCCGTGCCTATCCGGCCCATGCCAACGATGCCGATGCGCTTGCCGTGAATGCGCCGGCCGAGCATCCAGGTCGGCGACCATCCGGCCCATTCGCCGGGCTTGTCGGTAAGCACCCGTGCACCTTCGCCGAGGCGCCGGGGCACGGCGAGGATCAGCGCCAGGGTCATGTCGGCCGTGTCCTCGGTCAGAACATTCGGCGTGTTGGTGACGGTAATGCCCCTGCGGGCTGCCGCCTCGACGTCGATGTGGTCGGTGCCGTTCGAAAAGCTCGCTATCAGCTTCATTTGCGGCCCGGACTGCTCGATAAGAGCGGCATCGATGCGGTCCGTCACCGTCGGCACCAGGACCTCGGCTGTCTTTACGGCCTCGATGAGTTCAGAGGCGGAGCGTGGCGAATCATCGATATTGAGCTCGGCGTCGAAAAGTTCCCGCATGCGGGTTTCCACCGCATCCGGCAGTTTCCGGGTGATGTAAACCTTCGGTTTTTTCTTTGATGTCATCGCGGCCGGCCATGCCTTGTTCAGAGGTCTTTAACCAAGACGGGGGATAATTTTCCCGTCTCGGGCATTTTCTACCAGACCCACACGCGAAGACAAACAAAACTCGCGGGTAGCGTTAGGTGAATGTCAAAGCCCGGCGGCAAGCAGGCTGGATCTGCTGGCGTACTTGAGCGAACGGAAATCTCCATGCGTGGAAAATATTTGAAGGTCTGCCTCGTCTTTGCGGTTGGTCTGATGTTTGCGGGGGAAGCCGTCGAACCCGCATATGCGCAGGTGGCAAAGGGCCCGAGCGGCCTGCCGCTTCCACGGTTCGTCTCGCTGAAGTCCAAGCGCGTCAATCTGCGCATCGGCCCGGGAACGGATTATGCCGCGTCGTGGATGTATCTGAAAGCCGGCCTGCCGGTCGAAATCATCCAGGAATACGACAACTGGCGCCGTATCCGCGATGCGGATGGCACGGAAGGGTGGGTCAACCAATCCCTGCTGTCGGGCCAGCGCGCGGCGATTGCCGCACCGTGGATGAAGGGCAAGGGCAAGTTCGTCTATGTCAACATGCGCCGTGAGCCGCAGTCGTCAGCGACCGTGGTTGCCAAGCTGGAGCCGGGTGTGATGATCCATATCGCCGAATGCAATGGCGATTGGTGTCATGCCGAAGCCGACAGCGCCGAAGGTTGGGTGGCGCAGTCGGAAATCTGGGGCGCTTACCCGGGCGAAGCTTTCAAATAAGCTGCGCGTCGCGGGCGGCTTCGGAAAGCGATCTCATCGGCCGCGGTCCGATCTGCTGAATGACGATCCCAGCAGCAAGGCAGCCAAGCTTGCCGCAATCTTCCAGCGTCCGTCCCTGCGTGTAACCATAGAGGAAACCTGAAGCGAAGAGGTCGCCGGCACCGGTCGTATCGACCACTTCCTTGATGCGGATCGCATCGACATACCAGCGCTCGTTGCCCTTCAGCATCACGGCGCCGTTTTCGCTCATCGTCACGGCCGCGATCTTGCAATCCTTGGCGATCTTGTTGAGCGCCACCTCGAAATCGTCCGTCTCATAGAGCGCGAGTACTTCCTGCCGGTTGGCAAACACGATGTCGACAGTGCCGGAGCGCATGAGGTCGAGGAACTCCGCGCGGTAGCGATCGACGCAGAAGCTGTCCGAAAGCGTCATGGAGACTTCGCGGCCGTTCTCATGGGCGATGCGGGCGCATTCGCGGATCGCTTCCTTGGCGCGCGGCGGATCCCAGAGATAGCCTTCGAAGTACGTCACCTTGGCTTGTGCCACGACCTCGGGCTCGACATCCTCCGGGCCGAGTTCGACGCAGGCGCCGAGATAGGTATTCATCGAGCGTTCGCCGTCATCCGTGACGAAGATCATCGAGCGCGCGGTCGGTGGGAACGTGCCCTTTGGTTTCGTCTGGTAATGTACGCCCTGTGCCCGGATGTCGTGGGCGAAAATCTCGCCGAGCTGATCCTCCGCTACCTTGCCGAAATAGGCGGCCCTGCCGCCGAGGCTTGCAACGCCCGCTGCCGTATTGCCGGCGCTGCCGCCTGAAGCTTCGAGTGCCGGCCCCATGCGCGAATAGAGAAGTTCGGCGCGGGCGGCATCGATAAGGTTCATCGCCGCCTTTGTGATGTTGTTGTCAATGAGGAACTGGTCGTTGCAGCGCGCGATGATATCGACGATGGCGTTGCCGACAGTCAGAACATCGAATTTTGTCATGAAAGGGAAGGTTCCGGATTAGATGATAGCCGGGATCCGGTCTTACCGGAATTTCCGGGCTTTGGAAGAAAAAACGCCGCCAACGGCCCATTTCTTCGCACATGCCGTCGATCCGTCATGCCGTTGTCACCTTGAGCTTTTAGACACGATCACAAGCAGGCCGGCATGAGCAGCCTTTGGGTTGCGGCCGGATGAGAAGGGGATGATGCCCTTCGCCTCTACCGGAGCAGGCGCTGACCACGGATGAACTGGCAGCACCGGAACCGGGTGTCCGGCCAGTCCGGATGCGGAAAAGCGGGCAGTGCCCGCTTTTTTTGTTTCTGTGGTCCGGTTCTTTGCGCGCCGCTTTTGCCAATCCATTTGTCAACGAAGAAGTTTTGCTGCTAGAGCAGGGTATCCCCGCGCAAGGCATCCCTCCGCATGATAGCCATCATTTTTGACGTCCTTCCCATCTTCATCATGATTCTGATCGGCTGGCTGATCGTCAAAACTGGACTGATGAAGGCAGATGTCGGCGACGCCTTGAGCGATTTCGTTTTCAAGATTGCCGTCCCACTGCTCCTTTTCCGCACGATTGCCGAAGCGGATTTTCATGGCGCTTCGCCGTTTCGTCTCTGGATCGCTTATTTCTCCGGCGTTGCGGTGACCTGGACGGCGGGCCATATCGCAGCGACCCGTCTTTTTGGCCGGGATGATCGCATCGGCGTGCTTGCCGGCGTTTCGTCGGCATTCGCCAATACGATCTTCGTCGGTCTGCCGCTTGTTCAACGCACGGTCGGCGATGAGGGCCTTGTGCCGCTTTCCATCCTCATCGCCGTGCATCTGCCGGTCATGATGGTCATCGGCACGATCATGATGGAGCGGGCGGAGCGGAAGATTGCGGGCAAAGGCGAACGCAGCATGCTGAAACTCTTTCGCCAGATTGGTCTCAACCTTGTTCGCAATCCGCTCGTTATCGGCCTTGTCGCAGGTGCCGCGGTTCACCTTGCAGGTGTTCCAATGCCGCTGCCGGTGGCGTCCATTGTCGACCAACTGGCGGGCGTTGCCGGGCCTGTGGCCCTGGTCTCTCTGGGCATGGCGCTCGAGAAGTATGGCGTTTCCGGCAATGTCGGCATTGCCAGCGTCACATCTGCCTTCAAACTGGTGTTGCTTCCATGCTGCGTCTGGGCCGCAAGCCATCTGGTTGGATTGACCGGCAGTTGGACCGCGGCGCTGGTGCTGATCGCCGCTGTTCCCACCGGTGTCAACGCCTGGCTGATCGCCAACCGTTTCGGCGTCGGCCACAGCCTCGCGGCCTCCACCATCACGGTCACGACGGCACTCGGCGCCATTTCGGTTTCGCTCTGGGCCTACCTGCTCGGCGCCTGATCGCAACAAAAAAGCCCGGCGTCGGCCGGGCTTGCGATTTCGTCGGAAAGCTTTGCACGATTACTGCGTAACGGTGTCGGGCGCGTTCGGATCCGGCAACGGAACCGGTGCGTCTGCCAGCGTGTGCAAGTAAAGGATCACGTTCGCGCGGTCCTGTTCCTTCGGCAGACCGGCAAAGCCCATGGCCGTGCCCGGAACCTGCTTTTTCGGGGCCAGCAGGAAGTGGTTCAGGTGATCGAAGGTCCACTTTTCGCTGCCGCCCTTGGAGAAATCCTTCATGGGGGAGGAATAGGCGAAGCCCTCATGCGAAGCGATCGGACGATCGACGAGACCATAGAGGTTCGGGCCGACTTTGTTTGGCCCTCCCTTGGTCACGTCATGACAGGACTGACACTTCTTGAATACCGTTTCGCCGGCCTTGGCATCGGCGCTGGCAAGAAGCTTGGCGATCGGAACCACAGCTGCTGCAGGTGCAGCCTCGCCACCGCCGGCAGCGGGTGCCTCTTGCGCAACGATGGCGAAACCTTCCTTCTCCGGCGCTTCGGAGTGGAAGATCCCTTCGGACGCGATCGACACCGACATCAGGACGAAAATCGTTCCGAGCAGCGCCCCAACGCCCATATTGACATAAGAATTCATCTGCAATGCTCCCCGTGCAGTCGGCAGACCCTGAATAGGCACCATCTTGAAATCGCGCGGAACCTATGTCTTTTGGCAGTTCGTTGCAACTGTCTAAATGGTCTTGTACGTGAGACTTTTTGACACTTTCCCGCCTGGAATAGAAGGTCCGAACGATGACTGCTTCAAATTTAGATGACGTGCTGGTTCTGATCCCCGCCCGCATGGCGTCCACCCGCCTTCCCGGCAAGCCGCTGGCCGATATTTGCGGATTGCCGATGATCGTCCAGGTGGCATTGCGGGCGAAGGAAGCGGAGATCGGCCGCGTCGTCATCGCGGTCGACGACGAGGAGGTTTTCGAGGCGGTTTCGAAGGCCGGCTTTGAAGTCGTTATGACCCGCAAAGATCATCAATCCGGCTCCGATCGCATTTTCGAGGCCTTGCACAAGGTCGACCCGGACGCGCGCGCCAGGATCGTCGTCAACGTCCAAGGTGATCTACCGACCATCGATCCCGAAACGATCCGCGCTGCATTGCGCCCGTTGGATGAGGAGACCGTCGACATCGCGACGCTCACCGTCGAGATCACTGATGAGGAAGAGAGGACCAATCCGAATGTTGTCAAGGTCGTGGGGTCTCCGCTCTCCGAAACGCGTCTTCATGCGCTCTATTTCACCCGCGCGACAGCACCCTATGGCCAAGGGCCGCTCTATCACCATATCGGCCTCTATGCCTATCGCCGGGCTGTGCTCGAGAAATTCGTCTCGCTCGGACCGTCGGCCCTTGAGAAGCGCGAATCCTTGGAGCAGCTTCGCGCGCTCGAAGCCGGCATGCGCATAGACGTGGAGATCGTTAAAACCGTTCCGCTTGGGGTCGATACGCCGGCCGATCTCGAAAAAGCCCGGCGCATACTCTCGGCAAGGAAGGCATGAAGGACATCGTCATGAACATCAAGACCAATCGAATCTCGTTTCAAGGCGAATTCGGCGCGAATTCCGACATGGCCTGCCGTGACATGTTCCCGACAATGGAGCCGTTGCCTTGCCAGACATTTGAAGACGCCTTCATGGCGGTCGACAACGGTGATGCCGATATTGCGATGATCCCGATTGAAAACACGATCGCGGGCCGAGTCGCCGATATCCATCACCTCCTGCCGGAGTCGCGGCTGCACATCATCGCCGAATACTTCATGCCGATCCGTTTTCAGCTGATGGTGCTGCCCGGCGTATCGAAGGACGAAATACGCACCGTGCACAGCCACATCCACGCGCTGGGCCAATGCCGCAAGATCGTGCGCGCAAATGGCTGGAGGCCGGTGATTGCGGGAGATACGGCAGGTGCCGCGAAGCTCGTCAAGGAAACCGGCGACCGAACCATGGCGGCGCTTGCGCCGCGTCTTGCCGCCGAACTCTATAGCCTCGACATCGTTGCCGAAAATGTCGAGGACACCGAGAGCAATGTTACGCGCTTCGTCGTGCTCTCGCGCGACGAGGAATGGGCAAACCGCAGTTCCGAGGAAGAAAAGATCGTCACGACCTTCGTCTTCAACGTCCGCAACATTCCGGCCGCGCTCTATAAGGCTCTCGGTGGTTTCGCGACGAACAACATCAACATGACGAAGCTCGAAAGCTATCAGCTGGGTGGCAAATTCGTAGCGACGCAGTTTTACGCCGATATCGAAGGCCATCCGAACGATGCCCATGTCCGCCGGGCTTTGGAAGAGTTGCGGTTCTTTTCAGAAAATGTCCGCATTCTCGGGGTCTACAGGGGCCACCCGATGCGCGGCCAACTGCACAAGTGACGGAGGGCGCCGACGGCGCCCTCCTGCTCATTCATTTGTCGGGTTCGCAGACGCGCAACCGGTGGCCGTCCGGATCGAGCGCGACAAAGGTCGGGCCGAAATCGAGATCGGTCAGCTCCTGAGCAATCGGCAGACCGCGCTTTCGCCAATCCTCGTATTGCTTGGCAACGGCATTTTCGCCAGCCACCATGAAGGCGACCTCGCCGCGATTGCCGATCGCGGAAGGTTGCGGCTCGACCGTGCTGCGTCGCCACAGGCCGAGCGTGAAGCCGCCGTCGAGCGGGAACGCGACGAAATTCGGTGCGGCAACCCCGGGTTCGCGGCCGAGCAGATCCTTGTAAAAGATCGCACTTTCGGCAGGATCCTTGACGTAAAGAATGATGAGGTTCGGGCTGGTCATATCGGTGTCTCTCGTATCTGGAAGAGGTGGTGCAGGTTTAGCGCTTGCCGGCGACTAACGACGGCAAGCGCGAAAGCCGCCGCTGGTGCGGCGGCGCTACGTCGATGAGACGGTCCAGTGAATTCAGTTGCTCTCGTGGTGTGGGTGGTTCCAGTCTAAGAACCCGATATCGCGCTTCATATAGTCGGACATCGCATCGAGATCGAGCTGAGGATAGCGGCTCCGCACCATCTTGCGCGATGCGTTCAGCATCATTCGCAGCATCAGAGATTGGGGGTATCTCGCTTGCGTGGTCGTGTCCTCGACAGCGCGATTTCCGCATGTGGATCGGGTGAGGTTCAAGCTCGTCATCATCGGTCCTCCAGTTTGGGATTGTCCCGATAATAGCGCTGCCCACTGTCAGTTTATGGCAGTAGCGTCGAGGCTAAGACGAAATTTCCTGCTGATCCCGCCACTCCTTGAGAAGCACTGCGCGGCGGCGCGGATAGCGTACGTCTTGGGGTCTCATTTCGACGATCCGGTCGGTGCGGAAATGGCGGTAATCCTGCCGCAGTTCGCACCACGCCACCACGACGCGGACCTGCTCGAAGTAGCTGAGCGCAAAGGGCCAGATATTGCGAACGGAAACGGTTCCGCTTTCGTCGGAATAGGTCAGCTTGAGGATCCGTTCGCTGCGGATCGCCTTGCGAATGGCGTCAAGATCCGCCTTGTCGGCAACGGGCGGACGCAGGTGAACGAGAAGCGTCGAGGTCTCGATTTCATCGCGCATTTCGTGTGGCAGGACATCGGCAATCTTGGCCAGTGCATCGGCCCCGGCAGCAGCAAGACGCGGATCGGCGGCGCGGGCGACCCAGCGCGAACCTAGGACCAATGCCTCGATCTCGTCCTGCGAAAACATCATCGGCGGCAGCATGAAGCCGGGCTTCAAGACGTAGCCGATGCCGGGTTCGCCCTCGATCAGAGCCCCCTGTCCCTGGAGGCTGGCGATATCGCGATAGAGCGTGCGGATGCTGACACCTGTTTCCGTAGCCAGGACGGCACCGCTCACCGGCCGTCGGTAGCGCCGCAACGTCTGAAGCAGGGTCAGAAGGCGTTCCGAGCGCGCCATCACATCAGCCTATTGCTTTTTCCACTCCACCCAATCGCGCATCAGGCGGTGCGCGATAGCGCCTTTGGGCGGCGAAGCCTGGCCGTTGGCGCCGGGGCGTTCGAGCATTTCAAGTGTTTCCTCGCGGGTGAACCAGCGGCAATCTTCCAGTTCCGATTCGTCGCGGTGGACCTCTGTTGACTTCGCCTCGGCATAGCAGCCGATCATCAGCGTATGCGGCATCGGCCAGGGCTGCGACGCGTGATAGCGAATCCGGCCGGTCTTGATACCGGATTCCTCCAGCGTCTCGCGGCGCACGGCATTTTCGATCGTTTCGCCGGGCTCGACGAAGCCGGCGAGGCAGGAATACATGCCCGGCGTAAAATGGTGGCTGCGGCCGAGCAGGCAAAGGTCGCGCTGTTCATCGATCGTCAGCATGATGACCACCGGGTCGGTGCGCGGGAAGATCATGTGTTCGCAGGCCGTGCACACCCGCTTGTAGCCGCCGATACGCATCTCCATCGTGCTACCGCAGCGGCCGCAGAAGCGGTTGTCGCCGTTCCAGCGGATGAGGCTTGCGGCCTGGGCGAATTCGCCAAGCAGAACGTCATCGACGAGCTGGTCGCGGTAGAGGGTCCGGCCGTCGGCGGGCTTGTAGTGGCTTTCAAGCTCCTCGGCCGGAATGCCGACTGGAACGGCAAGCCGCGGTTCGCCCGTCTTGCGGTAACCGAGCAGGATCGTCTCGTCCCAATGTGGCTGCAGTTCCTGTAGTTCGTAGCGGGCAAACAGCGGATCGAGCACTTGTCCATCATGCTTCAGGACAAGCTTGTCCTTGGCGAAGGCGAAGATATGCGTGCCGTCCTTCGCGAGTGCATTTTCGACGGCCTGCTCGTCGCGATGTTCGGAATCGCGGTTGAGGTCGTTTGCGGCAAAGGCGGTGAGATTGCTGGGCTCCGGATGTGGGACATCCGAATCGAAAAGCGATCGGTTCATGATGAAAGGGCTTCCCGCAACTTCGCTATGAATTCATCTCTCTTGCCCGCTTCGTAGGGCTCGGCCTTACCGAAGCTCCAGACGGGGCCTGGCCAGTTGGCATCGCCTTCGAAGCGGGCAATGACATGAACATGAAGCTGACGGACGATATTGCCAAGGGCCCCGATGTTGATTTTTGTGGCACCGGTGATCTTCTTCAGCGCAGCCGCGGTCATTTCCGTTTCGAAGGTGAGAAGCACCTGATCGAGCGGCGTGAGTTCGAAGATCTCCGTCATGTTGGCCCTGCGTGGCACCAGGATCAGCCAGGGCCAGCGGGCGTCCTTCGATAATCGGAGATCACACAGACCCGTCTGCATGACGCTGTCGCTATCGCTCTCCAGCCGACGGTCGAGAATGAAATCGTCCAACAGGCATTCCTCCATATTTTTCCTATGATTAGCAGTTTTTTTTGAGCTTGGCTTGCTTTTGATGGCGATATTGCCGATATGTGCATCCGGGAGGTTGGTGGTGGACGAGCCACTCGCCAACCGGGTCAGGTCCGGAAGGAAGCAGCCCTAACGAGCCCGGCACGGGTCATCGTGCCAGCCTCCCACCCTTCTCTCTTCCAAATGCCCGGCGTTCCGGGCGATAAGCAGGGCGATGAGCGAAACCGAGCGACAGTCACAAGATGCCGCCTCGACGGGCACCGGGTACCGGGTGCTGGCACGCAAATACCGCCCCAAGGATTTCACGGATCTCATGGTCGGCCAGGAGCCGATGGTCCGCACGCTGACCAACGCTTTCGAGACCGGCCGCATTGCGCAGGCCTACATGCTGACCGGCGTCCGTGGCGTGGGCAAGACGACGACAGCCCGTATTCTGGCGCGCGCGCTGAATTACAAGACGCCCGAGATCGACAAGCCGACGATCGATCTGCGCGTGCCGGGCGAGCATTGCCAGGCGATCATGGAAGGCCGCCATGTCGACGTGATCGAAATGGACGCCGCCTCCCATACCGGTATCGACGATATCCGTGAAATCATCGAGCAGGTACGCTATCGGCCGGTGTCTGCGCGCTACAAGGTTTATATCATCGATGAAGTACACATGCTTTCGACGCAGGCCTTCAACGGCTTGCTGAAGACGCTCGAAGAGCCGCCGGAGCACGTGAAGTTCATTTTTGCGACCACCGAAATCCGCAAGGTTCCGATTACCGTTCTCTCGCGCTGCCAGCGCTTCGACCTCCGCCGCATCAGCGCGGCAGATCTCGTCGCCTTGTTTACAACCATCGCAGCGAAGGAAGGCATCGATGCGGAGCCGGATGCGCTGGCGATGATCGCGCGCGCCGCCGAAGGCTCGGCACGTGACGGCCTTTCGCTGCTTGACCAGGCAATCGCCCATGGTAGCGGTGTAGTCCAGGCGGAAGCGGTGCGCGGCATGCTGGGCCTTGCCGATCGTGCTCGCATCGTCGATCTCTTCGAGCATGTTGCCAGAGGCGATGTCGCCGCAGCGCTTGCCGAATTTCAGGCGCAGTACGAGGCGGGCGCAAATCCCG
It includes:
- a CDS encoding c-type cytochrome, whose protein sequence is MNSYVNMGVGALLGTIFVLMSVSIASEGIFHSEAPEKEGFAIVAQEAPAAGGGEAAPAAAVVPIAKLLASADAKAGETVFKKCQSCHDVTKGGPNKVGPNLYGLVDRPIASHEGFAYSSPMKDFSKGGSEKWTFDHLNHFLLAPKKQVPGTAMGFAGLPKEQDRANVILYLHTLADAPVPLPDPNAPDTVTQ
- a CDS encoding molybdopterin-synthase adenylyltransferase MoeB; the encoded protein is MTDAAFPAPSGHDSIASMEPLSPEEIARYQRHILLPEIGGAGQQRLKAARVLVIGAGGLGAPVLQYLAAAGIGTLGIADDDRVSLSNLQRQVIHDSGTIGELKTESAAFAIARLNPHVNIIRFEERFSSESARRHLSGFDLLIDASDNFETRYAAADAAEKAEIPLVSGAVGRFDGSLTVLKPYERAEDGSLNPAYRDLFPEIPPEGLIPACAETGIIGALTGVIGTLMAMEAIKLITGAGEPLIGRLLLYDALSARFDSVRYKRRRAQGPSVS
- the recF gene encoding DNA replication/repair protein RecF (All proteins in this family for which functions are known are DNA-binding proteins that assist the filamentation of RecA onto DNA for the initiation of recombination or recombinational repair.) encodes the protein MPHKVSLSSLKLTDFRNYAAASLVLDGRHVVLTGDNGAGKTNLMEAVSFLSPGRGLRRATYADVTRVGARAGFSIFAELDGMEGEVEIGTGIDTSDENTGRKLRINGTPVKTADELTDHLRVLWLTPAMDGLFAGGSSDRRRFLDRLVLSLDPAHGRRATDFERAMRSRNKLLDDGRFDPSWLSGIEEQMASLGIAMALAREEMLGLLARLIDETRETSPFPSATLELSGFMDGQFARPSVDLEDEYAAILAENRYRDAGAGRTLDGPHRADLLVRHREKQMEAERCSTGEQKALLVGLILAHAKLVANLTGHAPVLLLDEIAAHLDEARRGALFDLIDALGGQAFMTGTDRSMFSLLGDRAQFFTVAEGRVFE
- a CDS encoding adenosine kinase, with the protein product MTKFDVLTVGNAIVDIIARCNDQFLIDNNITKAAMNLIDAARAELLYSRMGPALEASGGSAGNTAAGVASLGGRAAYFGKVAEDQLGEIFAHDIRAQGVHYQTKPKGTFPPTARSMIFVTDDGERSMNTYLGACVELGPEDVEPEVVAQAKVTYFEGYLWDPPRAKEAIRECARIAHENGREVSMTLSDSFCVDRYRAEFLDLMRSGTVDIVFANRQEVLALYETDDFEVALNKIAKDCKIAAVTMSENGAVMLKGNERWYVDAIRIKEVVDTTGAGDLFASGFLYGYTQGRTLEDCGKLGCLAAGIVIQQIGPRPMRSLSEAARDAQLI
- a CDS encoding GNAT family N-acetyltransferase, translating into MKIVPIDENFHRWSELLQLILSSFAYMNGRINPPSSALSLTPQSLAEKTLNEIGYVVLEDEDLLGCMFLRPEPGCLYLGKLAVAPEAQGRGIGRLLLQVAEAAARERLLSALRLDTRIELTGNHSVFAAWGFAKTAEKSHPGFDRVTYIEMRKVLAV
- a CDS encoding 3-deoxy-manno-octulosonate cytidylyltransferase, which encodes MTASNLDDVLVLIPARMASTRLPGKPLADICGLPMIVQVALRAKEAEIGRVVIAVDDEEVFEAVSKAGFEVVMTRKDHQSGSDRIFEALHKVDPDARARIVVNVQGDLPTIDPETIRAALRPLDEETVDIATLTVEITDEEERTNPNVVKVVGSPLSETRLHALYFTRATAPYGQGPLYHHIGLYAYRRAVLEKFVSLGPSALEKRESLEQLRALEAGMRIDVEIVKTVPLGVDTPADLEKARRILSARKA
- a CDS encoding SH3 domain-containing protein codes for the protein MRGKYLKVCLVFAVGLMFAGEAVEPAYAQVAKGPSGLPLPRFVSLKSKRVNLRIGPGTDYAASWMYLKAGLPVEIIQEYDNWRRIRDADGTEGWVNQSLLSGQRAAIAAPWMKGKGKFVYVNMRREPQSSATVVAKLEPGVMIHIAECNGDWCHAEADSAEGWVAQSEIWGAYPGEAFK
- a CDS encoding AEC family transporter, which codes for MIAIIFDVLPIFIMILIGWLIVKTGLMKADVGDALSDFVFKIAVPLLLFRTIAEADFHGASPFRLWIAYFSGVAVTWTAGHIAATRLFGRDDRIGVLAGVSSAFANTIFVGLPLVQRTVGDEGLVPLSILIAVHLPVMMVIGTIMMERAERKIAGKGERSMLKLFRQIGLNLVRNPLVIGLVAGAAVHLAGVPMPLPVASIVDQLAGVAGPVALVSLGMALEKYGVSGNVGIASVTSAFKLVLLPCCVWAASHLVGLTGSWTAALVLIAAVPTGVNAWLIANRFGVGHSLAASTITVTTALGAISVSLWAYLLGA
- a CDS encoding 2-hydroxyacid dehydrogenase, with product MTSKKKPKVYITRKLPDAVETRMRELFDAELNIDDSPRSASELIEAVKTAEVLVPTVTDRIDAALIEQSGPQMKLIASFSNGTDHIDVEAAARRGITVTNTPNVLTEDTADMTLALILAVPRRLGEGARVLTDKPGEWAGWSPTWMLGRRIHGKRIGIVGMGRIGTAVARRAKAFGLSIHYHNRKRVSPATEDELEATYWESLDQMLARVDIVSINCPSTPATFHLISARRLALLQPTAYIVNTARGDVVDESALIKCLREGKIAGAGLDVFENEPAVNPKLVKLANEGKVVLLPHMSSATIEGRIDMGDKVIINIRAFIDGHRPPNRVLPGR